In Esox lucius isolate fEsoLuc1 chromosome 6, fEsoLuc1.pri, whole genome shotgun sequence, the following proteins share a genomic window:
- the inaa gene encoding internexin neuronal intermediate filament protein, alpha a, with protein sequence MNYGSDHNTASSYRKIFGEAPRFSPSTTRMSSLSNSSRSSMSSSSYRSALPLTRSNASLLGYKRTGRSTSFSPVPGDSLDLTQSSVLNNELKVTRTNEKEQLQGLNDRFAMFIDKVRNLEQQNKVLETELVTLRQRQHEPSRVAELYMQELRELRAQVDEISSEKAHILINRDNLEEELHKLRGKYQEEIRAREDADQTMRSFKKDVDDATLARLDLERKVEGLLDEISFLKNLHDEEVAELSGMVQAANVSVEVELAKPDLTSALKEIRHQYETLAFKNMHSAEEWYKSKFANLNEQATRSNEAIRASREEINEFRRQLQSKTIELETLRGTNDSLERQIREIEEGHNLEIATFQETIGHLDNELRSIKSEMAQHLREYQDLLNVKMALDIEIAAYRKLLEGEETHFSTGISFNTSNHGASHFGYQPRASGSARSTKEKEVPQKDGFKEITEEKVEKSDEADVNSNN encoded by the exons ATGAACTACGGATCTGACCATAATACTGCGTCGTCTTACCGAAAGATCTTCGGAGAAGCTCCTCGCTTCTCACCCTCAACCACTCGCATGAGCAGTCTATCCAATTCATCTCGCAGCTCCATGTCTTCCAGCAGTTACAGGTCCGCGTTGCCTCTTACCCGCAGCAACGCATCATTGCTGGGCTATAAAAGGACCGGTCGGTCAACTTCTTTCTCGCCCGTGCCAGGCGATAGCCTCGACTTGACGCAATCATCCGTCCTCAATAATGAGTTGAAAGTCACTCGAACCAATGAAAAGGAACAACTTCAGGGTCTCAATGACCGCTTCGCTATGTTCATCGATAAAGTGCGTAATCTGGAGCAGCAAAACAAAGTATTGGAAACGGAGCTGGTGACCCTGCGCCAGAGGCAGCACGAGCCATCCCGCGTCGCTGAGCTGTACATGCAAGAGTTGCGTGAGCTTCGCGCGCAAGTAGATGAGATCAGCAGCGAAAAAGCGCACATTCTAATTAATAGGGATAACTTGGAAGAAGAACTCCATAAACTTCGCGGCAAGTACCAAGAAGAGATAAGGGCGCGCGAGGATGCTGACCAGACCATGCGGTCATTCAAAAAAGATGTGGACGACGCCACATTGGCTCGGTTAGATCTCGAGCGCAAAGTGGAGGGCCTTCTTGATGAGATATCCTTCCTAAAGAATCTCCATGACGAGGAGGTGGCCGAATTGAGCGGAATGGTCCAGGCAGCTAATGTGTCCGTCGAAGTAGAACTAGCCAAACCCGACCTCACCTCAGCTCTGAAAGAGATCCGTCATCAATACGAGACTCTGGCTTTCAAGAACATGCACTCCGCGGAAGAGTGGTATAAATCTAAATTCGCCAATCTCAACGAGCAGGCCACCAGGAGCAATGAGGCAATACGTGCGAGCAGGGAGGAAATCAACGAATTTAGGAGACAATTGCAGTCTAAGACAATTGAGTTAGAGACCCTGCGTGGAACTAACGATTCTTTGGAACGGCAGATCCGAGAAATAGAAGAGGGACACAATCTTGAAATCGCAACTTTCCAg GAAACCATTGGCCATCTGGACAATGAGCTACGGAGTATCAAGAGTGAGATGGCTCAGCATCTCAGAGAATACCAGGATCTGCTCAATGTCAAGATGGCTCTTGACATTGAAATAGCTGCCTACAG AAAACTGTTGGAAGGAGAGGAAACTCACTTTAGCACAGGAATATCATTCAACACCTCAAACCATGGCGCCAGTCACTTTGGATACCAGCCACGTGCCTCAGGCTCTGCACGGAGCACCAAGGAGAAGGAGGTGCCTCAGAAAGATGGCTTCAAGGAGATCACAGAGGAAAAAGTGGAGAAGAGCGATGAAGCAGATGTCAACTCTAACAACTAG